The genomic region CAGGACAAGTGAATCCAGCAGGTCAGGATAACCTTTGTTCTCGATCTCAATACGCGATATTGAAAAAATAGGTATTATCTTTTCAGGTGGTATTACCTTACCATTGTATACAGCGTACAACTTATCAGAAAGGAAGTTTTGGATTCTGTCCCGGCAATCTGTTTTTTTCCCCCATTCAATATCTTCTTCCTCATCATTATCAATTCCATTGCGGACAACGATAGAATCAATTCCATAGAAGAGTTTTATTTCCTTGCGTGTTGAATCCCCAACAGCAGTGACAACATCAGCAAATCCTGATAATGATTCCAGTTTGGCAAAGTTTACCGGCACGCCACTGTCCCAGGAGCTGTCATTTTCCCTGATCTTCTGTATGGATTTGTGTCCTGAAGATCTTCCCGGAAGTGTTGCATGGTATGTTGCAACGCTTTTGACACTGATTCCAAGTTTTTTAAGCCTTGCAAGTGCATAGAATACACCAAACTCATGACAATGAAGTGAAACGTGTACTTCCGGCATAAGAGATGCAGCAAATTCGGAAATTGCCTTGTCTCCATATTCTTCGGAACTGGAGTCCTTTGATGTTACAAGTTCTTTTACAAATTCAGAGATGGCATAGGATAAATTAACATAATGACTGTATTCCATGCCGTTGCCCATATTCTCATAAGCCATAGAATCCAGGCCAATCAGATCAAATGCTTCTCCTTTGATGGCATTTGCAAGGCATGTTTCTTCTCCTTTGTATTCCACACTGAAACGGCAAAAATCATTTGTCTTGAACATCAGGTGAATTATTCTCACATCATGGACAACTTCAACACCCGGAAATACTTCAATACCTTTTGTTTTCAGGTTTTCGATAGCTTCAAAGATAGGACCTTCAGGTTCCAGTTCTTCCATATAACTCATATCTGTGATACGGTTAAGCCCTTTGTTCCAGTCCGAGCCACTATGACCATAGTAAGGTCCGGCAACAATTATTGTAGGAGCCGGTTTTTCTTCAAT from Methanolobus tindarius DSM 2278 harbors:
- a CDS encoding glycosyltransferase, which produces MLESKCIIIAGEEAGPKSNKMGGIWNVIDAEAKSLASLISKGVIEEKPAPTIIVAGPYYGHSGSDWNKGLNRITDMSYMEELEPEGPIFEAIENLKTKGIEVFPGVEVVHDVRIIHLMFKTNDFCRFSVEYKGEETCLANAIKGEAFDLIGLDSMAYENMGNGMEYSHYVNLSYAISEFVKELVTSKDSSSEEYGDKAISEFAASLMPEVHVSLHCHEFGVFYALARLKKLGISVKSVATYHATLPGRSSGHKSIQKIRENDSSWDSGVPVNFAKLESLSGFADVVTAVGDSTRKEIKLFYGIDSIVVRNGIDNDEEEDIEWGKKTDCRDRIQNFLSDKLYAVYNGKVIPPEKIIPIFSISRIEIENKGYPDLLDSLVLLDRMVKVEIDAGHLDDKYRVVCFIIAAHGPKTNPPENFPINLPEEALVGEEIRLQQMIKARGLECSRLTDGSRHVSAVLYPQWISDHDGGLNMRSDELMAGCIAGVFPSKYEPFLLTGLEAGKEATPSIVSKICGFSDALKTLKRLVMGMGGVIVVDNINIPYLESIADYALAMDYFIDTFTDDKVKYNLLCQEANLLAKDMNWEEPIKTYYELLTGTRME